GAGAATAGTATTTGAAAAATATGATTTTCCTTTTAACTTTATTTCTTTTATTTCTTGCTTTTAATTTATTTTCGTATGAAATAAGAAATGAGATGTTTATTCCAACTCGTTATTATGTGGGAGATACTGTTGAGTTGAAATTTTCTTTAATTCTTGGTGATGATGAAAAATTTATTCCTATCGCGTTTGAAGAAATTAAAAATGAATTTGTTGAGGTTAGGTCGATATTATACAGACCTGAAAGTGGAGAGATAATAATATCTTTTGTTTCATTTTATATAGGAAGTAATACTCTTCCTCATATTTATGTTGGGGATATTATTAGAAGTGATAAAACTTTTAAGTTGATTCTTAATAATATTAAAATCAATACTAGTACATTAGTTGCAGATGATGATTCTCTTAAGATTCAAGATATAGAAGGAGTGCTTTTTCTTCCAGGTACCAGTACGTATTTTGTTGTTTTTATTTTGGCTTTTATATTGATTCCATATCTTTTTATTAAGTTTTTAAAACTTATAAAGCAATTATTAGTATTTCTAATAATAAAGCATAATTTAAGAAGGCCTTATAGAGTATTTCAAAAACAATTGAGTATTTTAGATAACTATATTGAAAGCGAAGAAAAACAGAATGTTTTTTATAATTTATTAAATTCGTCTTTAAGAGTTTATTTGTCTAAAAAAACAGGTTTTGATTTTAATGCGATTACTACTACTGAAATTTCTGAGATTTTACAAAGTCTTAATGTGCCCCATGAAATTCGTTCAACCTTTGTTAATATGCTTAGACTTTCTGATTTTAGCAAATTTAGTGGAATTAATTTATCGGGTGATAATTTATCGCTTGTTTTAAATGACTTGAAAAAAGCGGCTTTTAATTTTGAAGAATTTAATAGAGGTGATAATGTTAACATTTAATGAGCCTTTGTATTTATTTTTACTTGTAGTATTGCCATTAATAATTTATTTTAGCCATTTTTTTAGTCGTAGAGGTGGGAAAGTTAGATTTCCTATATCTATTTATGGAAATTTTGGTTCTATAAAATTAAGAGATTATGTACTGAATTTATTGTATTTTGTGACTTATACTTTTTTTTATCTAGCTATAATAGTTATGATCTTAACTTTAGCAGGTCCTTCTATATCAAAAAAGAAAATGACATATCTTAGTAGTGGAGCTGATATTGTTATTGTGTTAGATATATCTCCTAGTATGGGTGCTATTGAATTTTCGTCAAAAAATAGACTTGAATTTGCAAAAGAATTGATTGAATATTTTGTATATCAAAGAGAAAATGACAATATTGGCTTAGTAGCTTTTGCAAAGGAGGCATCATTAATAGTGCCACTTACAATTGATAGAGATTTTTTTTCTAAGAAGTTAGATGATATTTATATTATGGATCTTGGCAATGGATCTGCTTTGGGACTTGGTATTTCTATTGCTCTTTCTCATTTAAAGCATTCTGAAGCACCTAAAAAATCAGTCATTGTTTTAACAGATGGTGTGGTTAATTCAGATGAAGTTTATAAAGATCAAGTAATAAATCTTGCTCAAGGATTAAATGTGAAAATTTATTCTGTTGGAATTGGTAGTGATGAGGAACTTAATGTTGGTTTTGAGTTAAGGTCTGGTAAATTTTATCAGGGAGTTTTGAAAGAAGTATACGATCCTAGCATGCTTTTTGAAATTTCAAATAAAACAGGAGGACTTTTTTATTCTGTTGGTGATGATTTTTCATTTAAACTTGCAATTCAAGATTTTTCGAAAAAAGAAAATGTAGAGAGAAAAGTTAAAATATCAGTTGATAATAATGATGTTTATAATGAATTTTTGTTGGTAATATTTTTTTTATTAATTCTTTATTTTGTTTTTTCAAAGATTATTTTAAAAGAGGTGTTATGAGTATAGGCAATTATTATGCTTTTTACTTGTTTATAGTTTTATTTATAGTTTTGTTTGTGTATGCTTATAATTTTAGAAAAGCACTTCCGTTTTTTAAAGCCTTAAGTCTTATGCATGTTAATAGTGCTTATGTTAAAAATTATTACATAAAGAAAATACTTATGATTTTCTTTTTTGTGTTGAGTTTTGCTTTTTTAATTTTATCAATTTTGGATGTTTCTTGGGGACAAAAGGCCACTGAGGATGAAAGAGTAAATTTAAGAATATCTTTTGTTGTTGATATTTCGCGTAGTATGTTAACTTTTGATGAGGGAAAATCTATTAATAGACTTGAGAGTGCTAAAAATTTAATTAGTTTAATTTTGAATAGTTTTGAGAATGCTGAGTATTCACTTACTATTTTTAAGGGTAAATCTTTATTAGTTTTGCCTTTTTCTAAAGATAAGGCCAGTTTATATAAGATGTTAAATTATATTGAACCTAGCTTAATAAGTTCTCCTGGTAGTTTTTTAGGTGATGGGGTTTTGAGTGCTATACAAGGAATCAAAGATAGTTCTTATTATAATTTTTTGATAGTTTTAACAGATGGTGATGAATGGGGTGAGAATAATTATTATACTTTTTCTAAATTAATTGATATACGTAATATTATAAGCTTTGTAGTTGGAATTGGAAGCAATAAACCATTGCCTTTGATTGATAATCATGTGAATGTGAGAGTTCAGAATGATAGTTTGATGACTTTCATGCTTAATGAGGATAACTTGTATCTCTTAACATCTTCTATTAAGGGTTCTTATTATAATTTATATCTTAAAGGTACTAATTATGTCATTAATGAGATAAGGAATGATATAATAAAAAAAAGTTCAAGTAATATTTTATTAATTGGCATTTTAAGATACAAGCTTTTTTTATCTGTTTCTTTTTTATTTATGATGTTGTATATATTTGTTAAGGTTATTAAATGGGACGATACTTTTTAATTTATTTATTAATAAGTTTTATATGTGCATTTTTTTTATCTTGTTCAAATATTAAAGCTATGTCTCTTATGGCCATTGGTAATTATAGGTATATTAGAGGTGATTATCAGAGTGCAATTTCTACCTATTATAATCTTGTAGATGATAATAAGAGTGCTGCGTGGGGTTATTATAATCTTGGAATTGTATATTATTCTTTGGGAGAATATGAGAGCTCTCTTCGGATGTTTTCGTATGCAAAAAGAGACGGTGATTTTTTTTTGCATTTTAATATAAGTTATAATGAGGGGATAATATATTACAATCAGGGACTTTATAGAAAAGCAGAAGTGGCGTTTAAAGAAGCTTTAAAGATTGATCCTGCAAGTTATAATGCTAAATATAATCTTGAACTTGCAATAATTAAAAAAAGGACTATATCAGGAAATTTAGATAATTTAAGTGTTAGTAAGAATCAAAATTTTATTGAAAATAATGAGAATTTTTTGAGGTATATTGAAAATCTTGAGAGGGTTTTATGGGTAATGAGGGCAGACGAACAAATTGTGTCTTTGCAAGAAGATTGGTAATATTTTTAATTTTATTTCTAGTATATTTAAAAATTTATTCTTTATCTGGTACTGATTATTTAATATCTGCCAAGATTGTTAAAGGTTCTAAGGTTATTCATATTGTTAAATTGAATTTGCCTCAGGATATTGATGAAAAATTATTGAAATTTGACATCAATAAAGATATAAATGAGAATGCTAAAATTGCCTTAATATCTAAAGTTATTGATGGAAATAATTTTATTATAGAGATAAAAATTGAATATGTTTTTGATAAACTGGGATTTATCAAAATTCCTTCATTGAGAGTTATTTATAATGATGATGTTTATTTGACCTCAGAGTTTGAAGTGGTCATTTTAAGAGAAGATGAATTTCGTTCTTTGGGATTGCCAGTTGGTTTATATTGGGATTTTAATAAAAAAGAAATTTATGAATATCAGAGTGTTGGGTTTGTTTTGCGTTCTAATTGGCTTTTAAGTAATAATATTAAGTCTGTTGCTAGTTTTTTTAATGCTGTTAAAGATGCAATGATTGATAGAACTCCCATATTTGAAAATATTAATTATAGGACTTTTAATAGTAAAGAAATTTTGGATGTTCCTCTTTATAATTTTATTTTAACTCCTCTTAGGGGATCAAAAATTGTTGTTATTCCCAGTGTTTCTTTTAATATAGGTGAGGATATTATTCGCATGAGTCCTGAAATTTTTTTAAAAATTAAATCAATACCAGAAGAGGTAAAATCTTTAGCCGTTGGATCTTTTAAAATTGACTATGATTTTCCCAATTCCACGTCTATTACTCAAGATGCCTTTACTATTTTAATAAAAATTACAGGACAAGGAAATCTGCCTCATATCCGTTTTCCAGAAATTGAAACCTATAATTCTAGAATTATTTATAATAAAAAGAATTATAATTTTGAACCTTCAAAAGATGGTTATCGAGGTAGCATATCTAATGTATATACTATTAAGCCAGATAATAAGGGTAATTTATTTGTAAACATTGGTGATTTTGTATATTTAGATCCTGATGATGATAAGGTTTATAGACTTAATGGTAAACGACTAAAGTATGAATATTATGGAGAGTTTAAAAATAATAACTCTAATCAAGAATTATTATCAGATTTTAATTTACTCTCATATTATGATATTTTAAAACACAAAAATAAGACTTTTTTGTTTTTCGTTCCCATTTATTATTTGATTTTAATACCAGGGATTTTATTTTCTTTAGCTATGTTTATTAAACATAAAAAATTTTTTATTGCTTCTGGTTGTGGTTTGATTGTTTTAATATTAACCCTTGCTGTTAGTCTTAATGCTATAAATGATGGTTCTCTATCGGAAGATAATATCAATGATTTGATAAATGATTATAAATCAAGTAATTATAGTGATGCTCTTAATAAAATTGATAATATTATTAAAAGAAATTCGAATTATTCAGGACTTTGGTTAAATAGAGCACTTATTTTAAGTAAGATGGATAGATCTTTTGATGCAATTTATTCGGCTTATAAGGCATTTTTTACTTCTCCAAATAATGATATCTTTTATAAGATTATTGATTTTATTGAAACTAAAAATGGGATTAATGAAAATATTAGAAATAATAGTTTTGTTTTTTCTAATATATTTTTTATTATTAGCTTAATTTTAATAACTATTTTAATAATAGTTGTTTCTTATAGATTTTATGCAAAAAATTTAAAAAGAATTATTTTATTTTTACTTTTATCTATGACATGTTTTACATTATTTCAAACATATTATTTTTATCTTGAGCAACAATCTGAGATTGGAATTATTAGAGGTGATTTAGTCTCCCTTTATAAAGTCCCTGATAATTTTTCAAGAAGTTGGAAATTTTTAAAAGGAAATATAAGTGTTTATGTTCTTGATAAAAAAGATGACTTTGTTTTAATTCAGACAAGTCATGGACTTAAGGGATGGATTCATAAAAATTTTATTGTGTCTGTTAAAGATGATTTAATATGAAATGAGATGAATTTTTGAATTTCAGTTTTTATTACATAAAAATTATTTTTCTCTGTATACTATTCTTCCTTTTGTAAGATCATAAGGTGATAGTTCAACTTTGACTTTATCTCCAGGAACTATTTTAATAAAATGTTTTCTCATTTTTCCAGATAGGTGAGCTAGAACTAAATGTCCATTTTTAAGTTCTACTCTAAACATTGTGTTGGGAAGAGATTCTTTAACAATCCCTTCAGTTTCAATAGCTTCTTCTTTTGTATTCAAAATGTCTCCTTATTATTTGTGTAACAGAATCAATTGTACACAATTAGTAATATCATTGCAATTATTTTCTTATTAAAAATTAATGCACTAGTTTACATTATAGGGGATTGTTTATATAATTACACGGAGTTTTTTAAAAATTGTAATTTATTATAGGGAGGTAATATCATGCAGAAAAGCAATTTTGAGCATGAATTTGTTGAAAAAATGCGGACTCTTCTTGTAGAATTAAAAAAAGAAATATTAAATTCTATAAGATCTGTTGAAGATAGTAAAAGAGAAATTATTAACAAT
Above is a window of Borrelia hispanica CRI DNA encoding:
- a CDS encoding tetratricopeptide repeat protein — protein: MGRYFLIYLLISFICAFFLSCSNIKAMSLMAIGNYRYIRGDYQSAISTYYNLVDDNKSAAWGYYNLGIVYYSLGEYESSLRMFSYAKRDGDFFLHFNISYNEGIIYYNQGLYRKAEVAFKEALKIDPASYNAKYNLELAIIKKRTISGNLDNLSVSKNQNFIENNENFLRYIENLERVLWVMRADEQIVSLQEDW
- a CDS encoding vWA domain-containing protein, whose amino-acid sequence is MLTFNEPLYLFLLVVLPLIIYFSHFFSRRGGKVRFPISIYGNFGSIKLRDYVLNLLYFVTYTFFYLAIIVMILTLAGPSISKKKMTYLSSGADIVIVLDISPSMGAIEFSSKNRLEFAKELIEYFVYQRENDNIGLVAFAKEASLIVPLTIDRDFFSKKLDDIYIMDLGNGSALGLGISIALSHLKHSEAPKKSVIVLTDGVVNSDEVYKDQVINLAQGLNVKIYSVGIGSDEELNVGFELRSGKFYQGVLKEVYDPSMLFEISNKTGGLFYSVGDDFSFKLAIQDFSKKENVERKVKISVDNNDVYNEFLLVIFFLLILYFVFSKIILKEVL
- a CDS encoding SH3 domain-containing protein, with translation MGNEGRRTNCVFARRLVIFLILFLVYLKIYSLSGTDYLISAKIVKGSKVIHIVKLNLPQDIDEKLLKFDINKDINENAKIALISKVIDGNNFIIEIKIEYVFDKLGFIKIPSLRVIYNDDVYLTSEFEVVILREDEFRSLGLPVGLYWDFNKKEIYEYQSVGFVLRSNWLLSNNIKSVASFFNAVKDAMIDRTPIFENINYRTFNSKEILDVPLYNFILTPLRGSKIVVIPSVSFNIGEDIIRMSPEIFLKIKSIPEEVKSLAVGSFKIDYDFPNSTSITQDAFTILIKITGQGNLPHIRFPEIETYNSRIIYNKKNYNFEPSKDGYRGSISNVYTIKPDNKGNLFVNIGDFVYLDPDDDKVYRLNGKRLKYEYYGEFKNNNSNQELLSDFNLLSYYDILKHKNKTFLFFVPIYYLILIPGILFSLAMFIKHKKFFIASGCGLIVLILTLAVSLNAINDGSLSEDNINDLINDYKSSNYSDALNKIDNIIKRNSNYSGLWLNRALILSKMDRSFDAIYSAYKAFFTSPNNDIFYKIIDFIETKNGINENIRNNSFVFSNIFFIISLILITILIIVVSYRFYAKNLKRIILFLLLSMTCFTLFQTYYFYLEQQSEIGIIRGDLVSLYKVPDNFSRSWKFLKGNISVYVLDKKDDFVLIQTSHGLKGWIHKNFIVSVKDDLI
- the infA gene encoding translation initiation factor IF-1; translation: MNTKEEAIETEGIVKESLPNTMFRVELKNGHLVLAHLSGKMRKHFIKIVPGDKVKVELSPYDLTKGRIVYREK
- a CDS encoding vWA domain-containing protein — its product is MSIGNYYAFYLFIVLFIVLFVYAYNFRKALPFFKALSLMHVNSAYVKNYYIKKILMIFFFVLSFAFLILSILDVSWGQKATEDERVNLRISFVVDISRSMLTFDEGKSINRLESAKNLISLILNSFENAEYSLTIFKGKSLLVLPFSKDKASLYKMLNYIEPSLISSPGSFLGDGVLSAIQGIKDSSYYNFLIVLTDGDEWGENNYYTFSKLIDIRNIISFVVGIGSNKPLPLIDNHVNVRVQNDSLMTFMLNEDNLYLLTSSIKGSYYNLYLKGTNYVINEIRNDIIKKSSSNILLIGILRYKLFLSVSFLFMMLYIFVKVIKWDDTF